The segment aaacttattttaataatagCATATGAACATTTGTAGATGCGAATTTTTCACCATATAGGAGAAAAAACTTACCTCGCTTTGTATGCCTATGGCACAAGGTacttattgaaaattttgaacacTACCAAAACAAGATTAGGAAAATATTTAGAGAGAAAACTAATTTGTACCGATGAAAAATCAAAGAGAACATAGAAGATAGAGTGGGTAGAATAATAACCACGGTATCGATGAAGTtaagttatgaaattgaaaaatttcAGTTTGGATGAAAGAAACTCGGACAAGTCTTCTGGAAATTCTTCATTGTTGGAAAGAAGAAATGACTTCACGAGTCTTCTAGAAAGGCCAAAAAGCTAGTCATAGAAATTTGTCTTTGACCAAAATGACGAATTTGCCCTTGTATATAGTACAGAACTACCAAAATAGCCTTGGTCGTCATCCTCTATCACGCTTCTATATAgtaataatatgattatttagaCGAAAATTATATGGAATGAGATAGGGGGTGCGGAGGATGAGGGGCTATGGGGAGTGGGTCCGGATGAGCGGTGGATGTGATGGAGAATAAATAAAGGCAATTAATATGAAGTATCGAATTTGTTTTTCTTACTTCTACGAGGAAAGTTCCTCAAATTTGGCGTAATCAAAGTCCATATCATTTTAATGCTGAATTAAACATTCAAAAGATACATCAGAAAGTAAATTATTACTACGCTAAGCACAATTCTATCACAACTCTCTTCTTTTATCCAAGTTCAAAAATGATTAAGAGTTCAACATAAATAAAGTTAACTGTACAGTAATAGAAGTACATGAAGAAATATACTAGTAAAAGGCAACTCAACCTTACTACAACAGACTATTAGATAGGTTTCATATTTGAAGAACAAAAGACTGAGCAATCATTTTGCTCATTTTTTGTTAGTTAACGGATACTTACAGAGGAGACATTAACCTACTTAAGTATGTCAATATACAGTTCTCAAAATGTCAGCAGTTAGAACGAAAAAACTAAGCAAACTGTAATATCTATAGAAAGCATCTCCTAAAAAGTCATAAAGGGTAATAAATACACCATATGAACACCTCTTGCTTAAGATCATACATTTCCAAGTGCCCCTATTAACTTGATGAATATGTCTTTCACAGGGACACAAGTATTCTTGATTCTGGAATCAGCAAGGTAGAGTgatcttggtttattttttgaCATGTTTGGCTTCTTTGATAACTTCCCACGAGACTTGGTATTAAAGAGACCATTTTTCCTAGCTTGGGAACTTAAATCTCCAAGTTTCTTGCTGCTGTGCTGAAGGTTCTCATACTTAGTTGCAGAAGAGGTAGAACTTGTGTAACAGACGGGAGTTCTCTTTGACGTTCTCCAAACAAGTTGAGGCATTCTGCTCCTGTTTTTCAGCTGATCAGAGCACTCCTTCTCAACAGGAAGCATTGAACTATCATATAACACTTCTATGTTGATGGGGTGCCCGACGATTGCCTTTCCATTTAATCTACTCATTAAGGATACAAGGGGAGTATGCTCTCCTCTATAAGTGCTTTGAACTGTCATATGCACATCTATTAATGTCTTGGTACTATTCTGCTGCGTGGTGAACTTTGAATTAAGGCTTTGGATGCTGGTGTCCTCTGTGAAACTGTTTCCTGGACTAGGCTGAGACTTCTGATCGACATCCCTTGACATGATTTCAAATGATTCAGTCTTAGATCCAAATTCAGTACTTCTTTCATTAGTTGAAACAACTGATCTGCTCTTAAAATGTTGATTATGCACTTTACCATTGTGCTTCCATTTGTTGACTGCTGGACGACTAATGACTTTGAAGCTCATCTTCGTTGGTCGCAATGTATTGTTACCTGAATTTTAAGAACAGATCAAAACAGCACGGAAACAGTATCCAATCAATTGTTTGGTCCTGAAACTACTCTAGACATTTGTAGTGCTCTTCTATTAAGCAGCACCATTCTGagggaaagaaaaggaaaaaaattctaTTGTTCATCATGTGGTTTACTCCGATGATTGTTAAACTTAGATCATGTGATGTAAGGTATATTTTCTAAAGTTGAAGTCACTGGCAATGCCATTTCTATGACATTACAGTAGCACGCTGATGTAATAACTCAAAGAAACTGAAAGCAAATAAAGAGAAGTGTGCTAGTGCTTTAGGTATCATTGCATAGAAATGTAAGGCGACATCATTATGAAACATCTGCTCAAATATGAGAAAGGCAACAGTTGAAAAAACAACCAGTTCGAATGATGCTAATTAAGGAAAGATGAGGATTTAATTCACAAACACACGACTTTCTCAAAAAGATGGAATTGAAAGGAGATGTACATGTATCAAAACCATTAACAAAAAGATCAAAAAAAGAAGCAGAGGATAAACATTAACCTGCAGTTGTCTCTCTCTTTTTATGTGAGCTCTGTGAATCACTCTTCAAGGAACTCGTAGACTTGGAAGAAGAAATTTCTGTAGCATGAATAGATGTGGCAACCTTATTTGATGATTGAGAATGAACTGATTTCTCCAAGAAAGATATCGAGTCGATAGGGGAGTAAAAACGCCTGCTTCTCTTTGCTCTTTGATTACTTTCTCCATGAGTCTCACCCTCTTTGAATCCAGAAACAAATACTGTAACGtacaaataaaatttaccaACAGATAACTTGttgattttaattaagaaaCTTTCAAGATTACAATGATGAGacactatttttctttatttggcATCATGAACATTAAATTTAGCAGTCATCTTAATTGAGGTCAAATTCCCTCCTAATCACTGTTCTACGAGCTTAAACATCCTTTTATGCTCGAATAAGCATCGAATATCCTCATCAATTTTCAGTCCAATACAACAAAGATGCAAAAGCTATTATGAGTTTAACAGCTAATATACCTGGCCTTCCCAGTTTCTCCTGATCTTGCTTCTCAAGTTCAAGAGCATGAAGAATGGCATCTTCTCTATGTGCATATTTCAGGCTTTTTGTATAGGTCAAAGTTTTGGATGATTCAGCTTTTTTGATACAACCATCAAACTCACCACATCGAAACGCCTTTACACGACTAGACTTCTccaaattgtaccaatacctGATAATTTCGTTATACAATTGCACACAAACATGATTTCACACCTTTATATACTGATCTCAAGAACCACGAAAGATATCAAGATAAcacattaaaggaaaaaagcAAACAACATATATGACACACTTTTGTCCCGTTTCACTGTTTCCTCTGTGATCAAGAAGCTGTCTAGAGGTAGACATGTCAAATTTACCAAAAGTATCAACAAAAACCCCAAAAATTGAACTTAGAAAAACAAACTTTAGTGCTCAACCTAAGCTATGAAACCAGCAAAAGAGACAGCTCCTATGGTTGGAACAGAAAGGGCCTTAAGtcaaaaaattgatttcaaaacaTATTAAACTTCTTTTCTCACatgcaaaacaaaataaacaacaacCAACCTTCATTTCTATGAGTATAGCAACATTCAACAAAATTCTGCTATATTTTGCTCTTACTTCTTAGCAGCAAAAGACAGTAAATAACCCCATCTTTTCTTATTCTTACCATAAAAAATCCACCAAATCTCAACTCCCTACCAAGAAATAACAAAAGGGGTACTCAAGAATCCCATGTTTTAACTTCTAACAACACAAAAACCACAAAAGAAGCAGAAAAAAGAAGAGTTAAGAAGCATACACAGAAGCATCATCTCGACCAAGAAGCTTAATTGGAAATCTTGAACTGAAATCAGTACAAGAAAGAATCCCAGAAGTTGGGATTTCATTGATACACAATATTCTCCCTGGCCACCATGTTCCATTTTGTCTCAGCACCCAAACTACACTACCTCCTCTTCTTTCTATAACAGGTCCtcccattttcttttttcttactGAATACAAAGAAAATCTTCAGATTCAGCTCCTTAGAGAAGAATTATGAAAAGGGGTTTTAGCAAAGTTTAGTActttcatcattatcatcatccaGCACaagctaaaacaaaaaaaaaagttgcagAGCCAAGAATAAAGCATCCAATGGCACTCTGCTAcctgttttattttttctctttttgaatGTACGATTAGCGTACGTTGGCTCTCTTTTTTGTTTGTCTTTTTGTTAGGATATAGGAGAGCATGGAGGGAAGCTATTAGTGTGATAATATCAGTGTCcaaaattaatttacaaaagaTTTGTGCTCCCAATTATCTACAATATGGATGGAGATGAAGATAAGGTGTTCTAAAGTCGGAGGAACATAATTAACGTGGAATGTCATTCGTGAAATTTGATTTCgttacttttaatataaaagtattttttctAGAAAAGATGATTTTCATAGGTTCTGGTTGAACttgaaaagaattaaaacaTATTTGTTGGAAATTGTTTTTTCGCTATACTAAACATACCCTTGGTCTTTTATTCAGAAGAGATGACACATTTCTGAATTTGGAAACAGATTATTGTACAATTTTCATTTAACTTACCTGAAATGGCTTTTGTAatcacgtaaaaaattatgacaTGTTTGAGGCTACGAGTTTCTGTGTTTAGTTACAAAACctacaaatttcaaaattattacttttatcTTACTTTATGTGATGTAGTTAAGCTTTGGAGAGTCAGACATTTTCCATTGATCAAACTTTTTTTACATCTGCAATTATGGGTTTACATTCTACTCATTAATAAATGATTTCAAAGGGGGTGAGAATGTAGATTAATTAACTATGTCCACAACAACAGTATATTTGAACACATCATGTATTCATCGACTTGATATAAACATCGAATACAGGTAAGAAAACAGAGAGAATTATAACTGCAGATGCATAAAAACAAGATAAGTTATCAATTAAACATTTGAGAaacagaattaaaaaaaaaaatggccTGGCTACAAATGCAGCTGATCAAAGATGTACAATAACTTCTATCCAAAAGAATAGTCAAAATAGATAAGAAAAGAATAAGCTATTTTTAGAACTTTACAATATTAGGATCTAAAAAGAACAGTATGATCACCATAATCTTTCTATCATCATGTTGAATGTATCATCACCTTGAAGGTGTTTCTGATGGTTGACTATTCAATGCAGAACTTGAGGGAATAGAAGGCATAGCTCCATTATCTTGAGACGATGAACCGCCCCACTTGGGCTCTGCATCTGATGGCTCGATCACATGCACTGTGCCATCACTCATACCAAGAGCAAATTGATGGGAATCAGATGGATGTGCTGCTATCACTACAGGAAATGCAGCGCCGCTGCCGCTGCTTAAACAAGTGAAATACAGATTAGTTGGCAACATTTACGAAACGTCAACTCTGGATTCAGATGGCGTAATGAGGATGTCATTATTTCAAGTCACTATGTAGAGAGGCCCATGCCCCCCTTCACCAAATATAAGCAGAAATCCAAGTGCTAACTTTGTGCAACGTATTGTGTTGTATTCAGTCAAGAACTTTCTTGCAAGTAAATTTCCTTCAAAATTGTCCTCCAGATAGTGCAAAATTTTACGGGGAAAAtgatcattttttcttttagaatttcattttccttttgaaCAAACACAT is part of the Solanum pennellii chromosome 8, SPENNV200 genome and harbors:
- the LOC107027182 gene encoding uncharacterized protein LOC107027182, with translation MGGPVIERRGGSVVWVLRQNGTWWPGRILCINEIPTSGILSCTDFSSRFPIKLLGRDDASVYWYNLEKSSRVKAFRCGEFDGCIKKAESSKTLTYTKSLKYAHREDAILHALELEKQDQEKLGRPVFVSGFKEGETHGESNQRAKRSRRFYSPIDSISFLEKSVHSQSSNKVATSIHATEISSSKSTSSLKSDSQSSHKKRETTAGNNTLRPTKMSFKVISRPAVNKWKHNGKVHNQHFKSRSVVSTNERSTEFGSKTESFEIMSRDVDQKSQPSPGNSFTEDTSIQSLNSKFTTQQNSTKTLIDVHMTVQSTYRGEHTPLVSLMSRLNGKAIVGHPINIEVLYDSSMLPVEKECSDQLKNRSRMPQLVWRTSKRTPVCYTSSTSSATKYENLQHSSKKLGDLSSQARKNGLFNTKSRGKLSKKPNMSKNKPRSLYLADSRIKNTCVPVKDIFIKLIGALGNV